One Candidatus Nitrososphaera evergladensis SR1 genomic window, CTGCAACGCTTCCAAACGCGGCTGACTTTTGCAAGGCGCTCTTTGGCAGGGAGATGCAGGCAATCAAGGGAAGGGGAAGGCGGGGCAGGGTCAACCTTGCAATAATATTTCCGTCCCTGCGGTCGCACCGCTCCCTTGCACTTGACATTTTAAAGGAAGCAGCAGCAAAGGGCAAACACAGGACAATTGCGTTTTCAAACTCACACCTTGGCTCCGAACTGCTGGCGTTTTACGCGGCAAGGCAGGGCGTGTCGATAAGGGTGCACAGGGCCGGCCTGACTGCGTCTGCAAGGGCAGGCGTGGAGGAGATGTTCAAGTCCGGCAAGCTGTCCGCGATATCTGCCACCCCTACTCTGGAACTTGGGATTGACATTGGCGACGTCGACGCCATCGTCTCAAACATCGTCCCCGTCAACCGCCTCGTGCAGAGGATAGGAAGGGCCGCGCGTAGGGGCCAGGAGGGGTACGCGTTTTTGGCGCTTGGAAACGACCCCATAAGCCAGTACTACAAGTCGCACCCCGACGATTACCTGTCCGACCAGGAATTTGCTTACACCGACCCGGAAAACCCGTTTGTAAAAGAGTTTCAAATATTGGCTATGGCGTGCGACAGGCCCGTATCGATGGCCGAGTCAAAAGGCGCGTGGGACACCGTGCAAAAGCTCGTCTCAAGGGGGCTTTTGAGCCTCGAAAAAGAGCGCTTTGTGCCCGATTTCAAAAAGGCGATGGCAGTTTTAAACAGCTACAGCATACGCGGGATTGGAAGCAGGGTCGACATCAAGCTTGCAGGCAAAATAATCGGCGACAGGTCGCTACCGCAGGCACTTGAAGAGCTGCACCAGGACGCCATCTACTTTCTTGCAGGCAGGCGCTACCGCGTCAAAGCTTTGCACTTTGAGCGCGACAGGCAGCCGTACGCGGAACTAGAAGCAATACCGTACGACTATCCGTACTACACCAAGGCGCTCACCGACGAGTGGCCGTCGATACTTGAAGTGCACGAGCGAAAGAAGGTGTTTGGAATCGAAGTCGCATACTGCTCTTTGAAGATACAAAAGAGAGTGCTTGGCTACGCCAACGTCGAGATAGGCCAGGAAGCGGCACAGGGCAAGACAAAGGTGATGTTTGACCAGCCGCTCGAATACGAATTTTTTACTAAAGGGTTTGTGTTCCGCGCGCCAAGGCCGGAAGAGACGATGTCAAAGGCGGATGACGAAGAGTACGTGGAAATGAGCGCGTTCCACGCGTCAGAGCACGTCATAATAGAGGGGAGCGCCATGATAACGGGGGGCGCGTCGCAGGACCTTGGCGGCATCTCGCTTGGGTCGTCAGGCCTCATATTCGTGTACGACGGAAGCATTGGCGGAAACGGCGCAAGCAAGGTGCTGTATGACCGGCTGGACAAGGCGCTTGGCAGGGCGC contains:
- a CDS encoding DEAD/DEAH box helicase, translating into MANNSSYRCPKCSSPHSVGADRIFDGRLMFRCARCKICAIVQSSTSTDESYLEFLDKCEDGGGAATTDDLRLLMEQEKIIRPKKEIDAFLAGLEGKDPLLEEVLRSDRDYVVDFRSLEEPPPEYGNDVNSMPVDEGIISVLKAKGIEKLYKFQEEAIKKILQGNDVVITAPTASGKTEAFCIPILQKIAEEVSRFGSLRAGERGKIMAIFVYPTKALGRDQMPKITELAEPLGVRAAVLDGDTPDTERARVLESPPDIIVTNFDVIHYHMMHRTKFSRALRTAKFLVVDEAHVYTGVFGANVHHIIARLERLASSKMQIAAASATLPNAADFCKALFGREMQAIKGRGRRGRVNLAIIFPSLRSHRSLALDILKEAAAKGKHRTIAFSNSHLGSELLAFYAARQGVSIRVHRAGLTASARAGVEEMFKSGKLSAISATPTLELGIDIGDVDAIVSNIVPVNRLVQRIGRAARRGQEGYAFLALGNDPISQYYKSHPDDYLSDQEFAYTDPENPFVKEFQILAMACDRPVSMAESKGAWDTVQKLVSRGLLSLEKERFVPDFKKAMAVLNSYSIRGIGSRVDIKLAGKIIGDRSLPQALEELHQDAIYFLAGRRYRVKALHFERDRQPYAELEAIPYDYPYYTKALTDEWPSILEVHERKKVFGIEVAYCSLKIQKRVLGYANVEIGQEAAQGKTKVMFDQPLEYEFFTKGFVFRAPRPEETMSKADDEEYVEMSAFHASEHVIIEGSAMITGGASQDLGGISLGSSGLIFVYDGSIGGNGASKVLYDRLDKALGRALRILSECPCTSESGCPRCTYSYRCGNNNEYLHKAAAIEVMNRAVEGEATKIGDDEEIQGDRALV